A segment of the Siphonobacter curvatus genome:
CGGAACATCGACGACTACGCTGGCTTCGCCCAAGGAAATCAATCGGCTTACGCTCACGGCCCCGGCCGGACGAGCGGCCCTTAACCAGATTCCCACCTATCAGCTACCCAAGGGAGCGATCAATACGATCTCAACTGATTTTGATTTCAACGTACAGGCTGAACAGGTAAAGAAAGGAGCGATCAACTACGTGCATCTGACGATGCTAGCCGATTTGCACGGCGGTTTTCATCATCCCCAGTGGAATCAGCGGGGTATACAGCCTGGTCGGCTTAAGCCTATTCTGGCGGCGTACAATCTTCCGAAAACAACGGGCGTCTACCGCATGATGTACTCAAATGTCTTTCCGGGTAACTGGATGGATTCGCCGCAAGTTGCCCAACGGTATCAGGAAGTGTATAACGCAGTGAGAGGGTACGCCATCGACTTGCCCATGGAAGTAGGCTGGGGCGATCATCCGATCCTGCTCGACTTGGATCTGGAAGAAGGCCCATATACGTACCTTGGTGTCAAAACCCTCTGCCGGGCCATTCGGGAAGTCAAAGACAAATACCCTAACGTTTCGTTCCAGGTGTACTGTTCTTCGCACAATTCGCTCTGTAATGAAGCCGGCGGCTCGGAGCAGAACCCGAGCGGGAAGCTGGCTAATATGCAGCGGTACCTGATGTTTAAAGAAGCGGGTGTTACGGTTTTTCCGGGTACGCTACCCTATTTTCATTTACCGTATTATTTCTGGAACGATCCCTCGCACGAACCCAGCGTCATCGGGCCAGGAAAACTGTACGCTTCCCAGGCGGATTATGCCAGCAAAAGCCTTCACCCGATTCAGAAAAAACTGGAATGGACGGATGCGTATTTCCAGACTCTGCCCGCGGGCCATCGTCCGCAGAACATCGAATGGATCATGTCCGTGTACGAAGGTGGCAACGATGGCACCGGAGCCTGGCCCGCCGTTGGTAGCTGGATTCTGGAAAGTATGTCGCTGTGGGGGTACGTCACGGGTTCGTATCGCTACGGGGGCGGGTTGTACAACTGGACGGACAGCCGCAAGCGTACCATCGGTCAGGACTACATCGAAGCGGGCAAGTGGCGATCGTTCCAGTTCAATCGCTTCTGGAATGACCCCAATACGCAATACAACCTGTTACTGGAATTCTCGATCGACAACGGTAAAACCTGGCAAACCGACAAGCGGCCCGGTACGCAAATCCTGGCCGAAAATCAGGATCCTCGCCCCTATATCCGGGGTGCTCTCTCCAAGGGCGAACTGCTCGTCGTAGCCACCGCCGGACAACCCACTCACTTGGGTACAGGCAGCCAGTCCGTGCTGGTTCGTTATCAGGGCACTCAGTTTCCGATGACGCTCAAAAGTCAGACGGTACACGCGGCCACCGTCTCGATCGACGACTAGTTCTCAGCGATTCAGGAAGTTACGCACCGTACGTTCCCAACGATCGGTTTCGTGGCGGCAAAACGACTGATGTCCTGATTCCTGGTAAATCACCAGTTGCTTCTGGCTTGAAGCCAGGTTACGGAAAATCCGATCCGTTTCATCCCGCGATACCCGGGGATCACTACGGCCCCATTGGAGCAATACGGGCATCGTTAATTTTCGGGCATATTCGGCGGGCTGGTACTCCCAGGCTTTCAGATTACGTTCCAGTCCGCCGTAAAAGAGCAACAAATTCGCCAGCGGCTGTTCGGGCAAATGTAGGGAACGCAGGCGACCTCTCACGGCATCTTCCAGGGAAGCAAAGGGGCACTCCACAATCACTTTCGTCGGCTGTAGATTAAACTCCGGGATGGCTTTCAGAATCGTAGCGGCTCCCATCGACATCCCCCAAAGGATGATCCGTCGTTCGCCTTTGGCCCGTACCCAATCATAGACCGTTTTGACATCCTTGGTTTCGTGGTAGCCGATCGTACACACGTTCCCATCCGACTGTCCGTGAGCCCGGAAATCAAACAGAGCAACGGCGTATCCCAGCTGCCGAAAGTAAGTCGCCTCGGCAAGTACCCGGGATTTCGCGGAACCATGTCCGTGCCAGAGAATCACCGTTCCTTTCGAGGCTTCTTCCGCTGGAGCGTACCAACCCACCAGCGTTTGATTGCGTTCGTTTTTGAGTCGAATGGTCTGGTACGGCCAATCGGGCGTTTCGTTGACCGACCGTTTGGGAATACGAAAACCAAAGAGAGCCTGCGAAAGCTTTTCGCCCGTCGTCATTTGCTCGGGACGGCGAAACTGGGCTTCGTGAGCTTCGTAAAAATACGTAAACCGATAGGCATGAAAAGCCATCAGAACGTTAACAATCAAAAAAATAACTAGTATAAATCCACCCAGCCATCGTAGAAGCCGGAACTTAAACCGTTTTATTGTCATGCACTTACCGGAGTGGCTTCTGCCATTCCATCATCATAAAATAAGGTACGCGGCTATAATGCTCTACTTTCGCCGGATCGCCACCGTAGGGCCTGGGCTCGGAAAAATGCCGTAGCTGTAAGCCCTGTTCGAGTAGCAGGGTCATGTAGGTACTCAGCGGTCGGTGGTAGTTCTGAATGTGAATGCCCCGCCAGCTCACCCAGGCGGCCCGTTCCTCCAGGTAACGGTCGATTCCATACTTAAGTTGTCCCATCGGGTCGGGTATCCAGCTTGTTTCGACACCTGCCGTATTAAAGCTGGTCAGGTTGGCGATCAGCAGGCTTCCGCCGGGCATCAGAACGCGACTCATCTCCGCAATAGCCCGTCGAATATCGGGAATATCAATCAGCGTTAAATAACTTACGACCAGATCAAACGAGGCGTCTGGAAACGGTAGTGCTTCGGCTTTGCCCAAGTGATATTTGCCCGCCGGATCGCGATGCCTAGCTTCTTTCAGTAAGGTTTCAGTTGGATCAATGCCTACCGTTTGAATTCCGATTTCCTGCATCATCCTGCAAAAACGCCCTTCGCCACAACCCACATCCAAAGCCCGTCGAAAGGGCCGAACCCGATCGAGCATCGGCCGATCCAATACGTACTGACGACCATAATCGCCGGTTTCTCCCATGTCGGCAATCCAGGCTGCCGCGGAAGCTTCCCAGCCGTTGGTTTCTTCGATATTCATATACTCCATTAATTACCAAGTTGAACAATGGCTTTAAATGCCTACGTCCCTTCACTACCAAAACGTAGTAAAGGGACGTAGGGTTTAATTACCAAGGGATTATTGCTGACCCTGTAATTCTTTAATTGTGAATGCTTTTTCGCGTTTCACCAGGCTTTTCCGTACCTGATTTACTTCACCAGTCGTCACCCCTTCGGCATTGTTTTGCCAGGATTTCCGAATGAAACTCAATAGCTCAGCCACATCGCCACTCGATAGCGAAGGATCATACCCAATACCGGGCATATCGGCATTGATTTCGGGTGCCGTGTACAAGTGATTGTTCACCGATACGGGTCCAGTCAGACCATACAGTACAATGGAAATCAGATGATCTTTCCGGCCCGTAACCCACTCCGATTTGTTGAGCGGGGGAGCCAGCGAAGCCACGCCGTTCCCGTCTTTTCCGTGACAGGTCTGGCAAATAGTATTGAAAAGGTTTGCTCCCTTCGGATACTGTCGGGCTAGCAGGGCCGGATCGCGGTTGGTACGGGTGCTGGCGGCATTCTTCAGGGCCACTTTCAGGCTACGATATACGGCCAGATTGGAATCCGGTAAACTCGCTCGGAGTCGATTCTGAAATTCCGCTTCCTGATTTGCCAGTGTACTCACCACGGCCGCTGCTAGGTAACGATCCCGGGGCCGTTTTTGTAAAATCTTTTCCGCCAATGCATCGGCGGCCGTAGCGTTAAAGCGACGCAGAGAGCCGCTCAAAAAAGCCAGGTACGGGTAGGCCAGCGTATCGTTCGTTCTTTTTTCCAGCTCGACCGCGTAGAGTTGCCAGTTGCTGGCTGATAGTTGCGAAGGAATCACGCCTAATCCCTGCCGACGAATCGGCCAGGAAGAATCCCGCAGGCAAAGCAGTACGTCCTGCGTCGACAAGGCTCCTAACCCTTCCAGCGTCCACAGGGCGTGCACCCGAGCCAGTTCCTGCGACCCTTCCGTCAGGAGTTGTCGCAGCCGGGGGACCATCGTCGTGTATTTGCCATCGATCAGGGCTTGCTGAGCATAATCCCGTAACCAGCCGTTCGGACTTTCCAATAAAGCTACTAGTTGCTCGGGTTGCTGCGGCAAGGGCCTTTGGGCGGCTGTGTACGGCTTTTGTTTGGAAACGATGCGATAAATCCGGCCGCAATTCAAGGGTTGCGTAAGTTGCCGTTTGGCAATCTGTCCTTTCAGATACGTAGTCAGGTAGGTTTTGTGCTGAATGATACCCCGGTACATGTCGATCAGGTACAGGGCTCCGTCCGGACCGTTGTTCAGACTTACCGGCCGGAAGCGTTCGTCCGTACTGGCTAAAAATTCACGTTTTTGATACGCCTGTTTGGCCACTAGAACATTCCCCTGCTCCTGCACCAGATTCCGTTTCACTAAATTGGCCGAAGGTTCGGCGACGAATACGTTGGAAGCATACGCGGCCGGAAATTGTTCGCCCCGGTACACGACGGGTCCGCAGGCTGCCGTGAAACTACGGAGTCGCAAACTATCGTCGAGCGTTTCTTTCATGTACCCCCGGTTTACGCCCGGCGTCGCGTGTAGCGGGTACACCCGGTTATCGGTGGTGATGTTGGTATTAAAGCCTGCTACGTCGTTGCGTTGATTGGCGTTTCCGGCTCCAAAACCCGGCAAGTAATAATCAGCAATGACATTCTGGGAGTTATGATTATAGTACAAACGCCCCGTATTATCCTGAGCTATACCCCACTGACCCCGATAATGCGTCTTTTCAATGAGCCACTTTTCGCCGACTTTGCGATACCGCTTGTCCGATTTGGCATTGTAAATCCAGTTATCCAATGCTCGTACCAACCCATTGGCCTGATGTTCGACGTTCCCCCCCTTGGCATACGTTGAATCTACGAGGGTTTTCTTCCCCGGTTTATCATTTTTGATTTCGTAATGCCACAGGTACGGCGGCTCGGCTACGAGGATGCCATTTTCGATGAAACAGATGGCCCGGGGCAAAATGAGCGAATCCAGAAACACCTTTTTGCGATCCGCCTGACCATCCTGATTGGTATCTTCGAGAATGACAATTTTACCGGTGGGAGCCTCTTCATTCGAACCCAGCGTATCGTTCATGTACCCTGGCATTTCCACCACCCAGATGCGTCCTTTAGGGTCGAAGCTCAGAGCAACCGGAGCTTCAACAAGGGGTTCAGCCGCTACCAGCTGTACCTCAAATCCATCCTCGATGGTCATGTATTTCAGGGCTTCCTGAGCGGACACCACCGCTACTGCATCGGTACGGACGTTTTTTTCTTCAGCGGTCTGGGTCTGTGCCGCTGGGGGCTGACTGGTTTTGCAATACCATAAGATGCTGGCCAGCAGGAGGAGTATGAGGGGGACTTTTAATTTCATAGCAAGGTCTAGAGTATAGGCATATTCTAGATAATGACCCATAAAATTAACGCATTCCCGTATTTCTTTCCTACGGGAGTTTCAAGTATTCTCTGCAACAGCGGTGGATAATCCATTTTTTCACGGATAAAGCTGGTTTTGCTTCGTCCCTGAGGGTTCATTAGGGGAAGCTTTTCCCGCCTACTGCCCCGCCTTCGCCTTTGCCCCTACATTATTAACCTGCATACTATTTGGAATCATTATAAATAAAACTCTATATTTGCCCCATCCTGTTCAGAAGCGAATCGATTGCCCTATGTCTACTCTGTCCTCGGCTTCAAGCCCTACGCGAATTACTGAAGATTCCTTTAAGGAAATCTATCAGTTATATTGGCGAAAGGTATATACGGTCTGTTACCATTCCATTGGCGATCCGGAACTGGTGAAGGAGATGGTACAGGATATTTTCAAATCGCTTTGGGAGCGAAAAAATGAACTAGAGATTACGCAGTCCGTTGAAAAATACTTGGTCCGCTCGGCCAAACTGAAGGTATTTGAACACTTTCGCAACGAAAAAATCCACGAGCAACATCTCCAGCACTTAGGTTCCCGGCAGGTACAGGCCCAGAATTATACCGAGCATGAAGTATTGGCCCAGAGTTTGTCAGAACGGCTCGCTTCCCTCATCGAACGCCTCCCCTCCCAGTGCCAGCGGGTATTTCGGATGAGCCGCGAACAGGGTCTCACCAATAAAGAAATTGCCTCTCATCTTCTGATCTCGGAACGGGCCGTAGAGCACCACATCTCCAAAGCACTCTTTTCCCTGAAAACGAACTTACCCGAATACGCCCTCTGATTTTTTCATCCGACTGGTACTGCGGTAAGACCTTCGATATGCTACTTTTACCGAAAAGAACCCTGGCTTTCGCTAAAAGCTATCATGAAGGTTACGAAGGAACTCCTTGAAAAATACCACCGTGGACACTGCACGCCCGAGGAAAACACAGCCGTAGAAAACTGGCTGCTGGACGACTCGGACATGGATGATTCGTTCCCCGCTTTCGTGGACGAAGCAGCCATCCAGCAGGAAATGTGGGCGGAAATTCAGCAGGAGTTACCTTCGTCGAAACCGCGTCGGCTTTCCCGGTGGTCGCTGCCCGGCTCCGTCGCCACCGCGTGCTTGGTCGTACTGGGTCTGGGCTGGTTGCTGTATCGCCCGCACACGCCCGCTACCGCTCCGTCACAGGAAATTTCTGCCCGGGACTATACCCTGGCGGCGGGTCCCGAGAGCAAGGTTCAGGTCACGAAGGCGGGCATCATTAACTTCTGCGGACGGTTAGAAATTCAGCCCAAAAAAGACGTGCAACTTTCGTTTATCGAGCAATCACCCGAGCGTTTTTCCTTCCAGAAAGGGGAAACGTACTTTGCTTTTCATACCTGTCAGAAAGCCGATCACGAAAAGATATTGGTCATTAAAGAAAAATCGCTCCAGAGCCTTCCGCCCGTCGCCAAACGGCAATTGATGGATGAATGGGGTATTTGAAGTAGCTGTATGCACCTGAAGTTTTTACTTGTTTTCTGGAGTCTGCTTGGTCTAATCGGCTGTCAACAATCCCACCCGGAAGGAACGTACGGAATTTATGTCATGAGGTCCGGAGATGCCCGGGAATACATCGTACGTACGGATCAGTTGGATTCCGGCCGTATTGATCCTATCAGCAAAGGCGTTCCGGTCCCGATTCCCCAGTTTTGGGCGGAGCTAATCGAACGGGATGGGAATTTTTACCACATGAACCGAAAGAGCGGCTACCTGGTCCGCCATCGGCTGATTGATCAGCACTTTACGGCTCAGGATTCCGTAGCACTACCCGATGTTTCTTTCATTGAAAACTATAGCTGGCCCAAGCCGGATTCGCTTTTCCTGATTTCGTACAATCGTAAAATTTCCAAATTGCAGTACGCCCGCGTCGATGTCCGTACGATGCAGGCCCAAACGGGAAAATTACCCCTGCCCCTACCTTTTGGGCCTTATAATTCCATGTCGGTGGGGTTCAGTCACTTTCGGGGTTCCGAGCTCTTCGTTGGCTATACGTATCACACGGTATCCGGTCGCCCTGGTCAGTATACCACCAGCGATACACTTTACGTGACTACGCTGGCGTATCCTTCAATGCGACTCATCCGTACACAGAAAGACACGAAATCGACGTATCCGGGAAGCGTCAATACGGAGCAGCCCAGTACGTTCGCTGACGAAAAGGGAGATTTTTATTTTCTGGCCTGTCCGGGCTTTGCGTTAGGCAATCACCCCCAGAAACCAACGGCTATCTACCGGATCAAAGCGGGCGAAGCGACCCTGGACTCTACGTACTTTTTCAATATTTCAGTCTCCGCTATTCACAATCACGCGTATGGGCTCTGGTACATTGGAAAAGGTCAGGCGATCGTCCGGAGTGAACGACGGGAGCTTTTTAAAACCATGGAAGACCATTATCAGGTACCACATCTGGAATTTTACGTGGTAGACCTGAATCAAAAAACGACCCGTAAACTGGCTTTACCCCTGGACAAAGGCAGTGCCCGTAGCTGCGTACTCGTGGATCGGGGTTTGGTGTATATTTCTGTCAATGCCGGGCCCGACAATAATTACATCTGGGTCTATAATCCAAACGATCAGAGCCTGAGAAAAGGGCTGAAAATCGAAGGCTCCGTGGATTATCTCTTACGGCTCGAAAAACTGAAGGAAGCGTCCGGCCAAACGTCTGACTAAGGCTGCCGCGTTTCACGGACCGCATTTTATTTCTTTCCCAGCTTCGGTATAGTCGGGTTTATGCAACTAGGAGATGAGAAGGCGTTGTTTCCCCTTCTCGTTTCCCCATGCAAGCGTCTATTTCTACCTCTTTTTTCCTTCTTTTCTTCCTAACTCTCCGGTCGTTGGCCCAGACTGGACCGACCGTTTCGGGTACGGTTCATTCCGAAGACAAGCTGCCCCTCGTGGGGATCAGCATCCGCGTAAAAGGCTCTTCCCTCGGTACCACGACGGATACGACGGGGGCCTTTCAGCTTCGGGTAAACCGGACGGAATTACTGACGATTACGGCTTCGGGGGTGGGTTTTCTGCCCCAATCCAAGGAAGTTCGGGCCGGACAATCCGTTACGTTCATTCTCAAAGCCGATTCCCGCACGATGAACGAAGTTGTCGTAACGGGCAAGACCGAGAACCAGCAGGTCAAGGAACAGGCCTTCGCCGTCAACGCCATCGAAACCCGCCTATTTGCCAATACCAACGTGGATATGAACCAGGTACTCAACCGCACAACGGGCGTTCGGGTACGCGAGCAGGGCGGTCTGGGTTCGGATTTCAACTTCTCAATCAATGGTTTATCGGGGAAGGCTGTCCGGTTTTTCATTGACGGTATTCCGCTGGAAGTCATGGGCAGTTCGCTCACGCTGAATACTATTCCCGTCAATCTGGCCGAGCGTATCGAAGTATACAAAGGCGTCGTGCCGGTATCGCTGGGCTCGGATGCGATGGGCGGGGCCGTGAACCTCATCACGAATCAGCAGATCCGTAACTACCTAGATGCCAGCTACAGTTACAGCTCCTTCAACACGCATCGGGCGGCTCTTACGGGCCAGTACATTCACCCCCGAACGGGCCTCACGCTACGGGCCAATGCCTTCTACAATTACTCCAACAACAATTACATCATGCGGGGCATCGAAATATGGGATGCTGATCGGGAAGTCTACGTCAAGAAAGACCTTCGTCGTTTTCACGATACATTTCAGTCGGCGATGGGACAGCTCGAAGTGGGGGTGAACAATAAAAAGTGGGCCGACGTCTTCTTTGTGGGAGCTTCGTATAATACGTCGGCTCAGGATATTCAGACGGGCACCCGGCAGGAGGTCGTATACGGAGCAGCGACCCGCCACGGCGATGCCTGGAATACGTCGGTTCGGTACCGAAAAAACAACTTTCTGGTCCAGGGTTTGGATGTAAACGCCTTTCTGTCACGTTCCGTGGATAATTACGTAGTGGTCGATACGGCGGGTTATCAATACGCCTGGGACGGTTCGCGGGTGAAAACCAATCAGGCGGAAATTGGCTATGGCCGCTCCCTGAATCGGGTGATCCGACCCAAAACCTTTGGCCGGGTCAATGCGAGTTATGCCCTGACGGATCAGCATTCAATCAACGTCAACTACACCTTCGATCACGTTAAAAACAAAATGTATAACGAGTTAGTGGAGGAAGGAGACGCCAGTCCGGGTATACTCGGGAAACACCTGCTGGGACTCGCCTATCAACAAAATCTGCTTGATCAGCGGTGGATGACGACGTATTTCGGCAAATATTATGGCATGTCCATTGCTCAAGATCGGGCCTTGGATACATCCGGCGAAACGTCCAGCGTACAGGATTTCATTCACCGGCTGGGCTACGGTATTGCCTCGCGGTTCCGGATTTCGGAATCAATCGGCGTGAAAGCTTCGTACGAACGCTCGTACCGCCTGCAGGAAGTGGGTGAAATGTTCGGCAATGGCTACACGATCATTGCCAATCTGGATCTGAAGCCGGAGGCCAGTCATAACGTGAACGTAGGAGCTTTCCTGAATAAACGCGTACAGAAACACCACTTTTTTGCCGAAGCCTCCTGGTTTTTCCGCGATGCCAGCGATTTCATTTACGCCGTTGTCTATCAATCCAACCGGGCCGTAAGCCGCTATGCCAATACGTCCAAAGTACGCGTGAACGGACTGGAAGCCGAGTTTCGCTACGATTACGATCACCTGCTGAGTATTATGGTGAATGGCAGCTACCAGAACGCCATCAACACGACCAAATACGCACCGGGCTCCACGGGTACGCCCGAGGCTACGTACCTCAACAAAATTCCTAATCAGCCCTGGGCCTTCGGTAATGCGGACATCAGCATCGGGAAAAACAATTTACTGGGCAAAAACACCCGACTTCAACTGAACTGGGGGGCTCAGTACGTCCACTGGTTTTACCTGAGCTGGGAAGCCTTCGGTACCAAGGCCAGCCTCAACCGGATTCCGACCCAGTTCATCCAGAACGCCTCCCTCACCTACTCCCGCGAAAACGGGAAGTACAACATTTCCTTCGAGAGCCGGAATCTGGCAAACGCTCTGGCCTACGACAATTTCCGGCTGCAGAAACCGGGTCGGGCCTTTGGGGTGAAGCTCCGCTATTTCATTCAATAACTCCTTTCGTTCCTAATCCATTTTTACGTATGCGTTTGTTTCACAAAACTCTTTCGTCCCTTTTGTTGCTGACGGCCCTGGCGTGTTTCCAATCCTGTAGCAAAGACAGTCCCGCTGAAGAGCCCGCTAACGATCAGGCTCCCGACTACGCCGTGTGGCTTCAGGTGGGTAGCTGGCCCAATACCTTCCAGTACGTGGTCGGCACCAATTCCCTCCAAACGGGCGTGCTTAGCCTGTCCGGAAATGGCGTGGAAGTGACGGGCAAGGCCGATTACGGCATCATTCCCCACGGTGGCTTTTACTATTACCCCAGTACCAGTTCGAACAATGGGAAATTTTCAAAATTCAAGTTTGAAAACAATCAGCTGACGGCCGTGAAGGAAGTGCCCTACACCTATCAGAAAAACGTTAGTAGCTACACCTGGGTGGATGACAATACGCTGGTGCTGATTGGCGTAAACGGCGACAGCAACAAGATTTTATACTCGGTAGTCAATGCTACGACGCTGGCGATTACCAACGGCGAACTGAGCGTACCCGCCAGCCCAACCGGGTATCCGTACCTGAGCATTGGTACGACGGAGTACACCAAGGGCAAACTGTTTGTAGGATTTATGTATACAGGCAACTGGCCCGCGGCCTACCGCCAGGTTAATGTAGGCGTATTCGATTATCCGGCCATGACGCTTTCTAAAGTGGTACAGGATGACAAAACCACTGGAGCCGGCGGGATCAGCATGTGGGAACCAGCTTCGTTCGTGACCAGCAGTGGTGATCTGTATCACCTGGCTACGCCGGGTTCCTCGCGAAGCAGTATGAAACTGCCCTCGGTGTTGTACCGTATTAAAAGCGGTACGACCGAGTTTGATGCCAGTTATAAAATCAATCTGAGTGATGCATTAGGCGGCTCGGTATTTGCGATGTGGAATATCGGCAATGGTGAAGCCGTCGTGAAGTACGAAGATCCCAAGATCGCAGCCAGTGGTTCACAATCCAGCCATATCTACGGTTTTGCTATCGTCAATCTGAGTACTGGAGCGGTGACGAAAAAGCTCACCGATATTCCCTACGACAACTCCGAAACACTCGAAAGCGTAACCATTGACAACGGCAAAGCCTATATCCTTTCCAACGCCGAAACGGGGAAGGATTACGTGTGGGAATACGATCCGGCCACCGGTAAAACCACCCCCGGGCTGGAACTCCAGGGCGGGTATAACTATATGCTACGGGTAGACAAACTTAAAAACTAAGTCTTCTCTTTAGTTAAGATAAGATAAATACCGAAAAGGTCCCGTATAACTCATGTATACGGGACCTTTTCAGTTTCAATACGCTTCTATTTTAACTCCTTAAGCCACACTTGAGCGAAATCCCGGACGGCCATTGCGGGCTCCTGTCCCATCCGGAATACCGTTTTCCAGGCACTGGATTTACTGCGGTAGTCGGGATTTTCGAACTCCAGTCGAGAGCCCTTTTTGATGAGTTTGGCATTAAAGTCTACACTTTCGATGAGGGCAATACATTCCCGCAACCGTTCCTTCAGAGCAAGCTTCGGATTGGCGTTAGCTTTATATTCAGCGAGGCGTTTCTGATAGTCAGCGGCTTTCTCCTTTGCTTCTTGCTCATCTTCCACCATTCGGGCATTTCCTTCCTTGATTTGCTGGTTCATCCATTGGGTATAGTAGGCTAGGTACTGTTTCTTAAATTCTGCGGGATTGGTAATCGCCTGTAACTTTTTAAGCTGGGTCAGCTCGGCGGCCCCTTTGGTTTTCGTCTCTCCTTCAGCTCCGTTCAATCCTTCTACTAGGCCTTCAATCTGGGTTTTCAATAGCATCCGTAACATCGAAGGTTCCATTTGAGCCATCGCCTGCGTCGATTGACGAACCATCTCATCGTACGATCCGCCCAGTGCCTCCGACTGTTCGCTCATCTGCTGACGAGCGTTTTGATCCGACTGAAGCCGTCGTGTTTGATCCGTACTCACGTCATACTTTTCCTGCATATACTGATCGTATCGTTTGCGGAAATCTTCCGTTTCCGTATAGGCCCGTACTACCCGCCCCAGGGCTTTTACCGCCTCCACTTTAGCGGGAGCCGACAGGGCTTTCGCCCACTGCTTGCCTTCATAGGGTACGTAGGGTACATTCAGCCCATCGGCTGTGACGGCATCTATACTAATTTCCTGAATATTTTCAGTTTTTAACCGTAGATCGGCGAGGATGTCGGCCGTACGGGCGGCCATCCAGAAACCCGTGGTAGCCAGCAAAAGGGTTAAAGCAAAACGTTTTTGTATCATGGTTGATCAGTTGAAGATTCCTGATTGAGATGATACAAAATTGTTCGGCGTTTAACTCTCTTACTACCCAATCTGGCTGACTTGTGCTTTTGACTTCTTCGGTTGAGGAAAGTACGTCGTGAACCGGCTTGGCCTCCTGCCATAAAAAGATCCGGGTCTTCCCTTCATGAACGTTTCCATGAAGGGAAGACCCGGATCGGAGAAGCGTAGGAACTATCTAGAACTCACCCTGGCAAGGCTATACCGCCTTAGCCATTTTTGCGGGTCAGCTTTTTATCGAGTTCCAAAGCGGCACTGATGAGGCCCAGGTGCGTGAAGGCCTGCGGGAAGTTGCCCAGGTGTTCGCCTTTCTTACTGATTTGTTCAGCAAATAATCCCAGGTGGTTGCCGTACCCCAGCATTTTCTCGAAATTCTCAACGGCTTCATCCAGTCGACCAGCCTTAGCCAGACATTCCACGTACCAGAATGAACACATGGTAAATGTACCTTCTTCACCCTCTAAGCCATCGATTCCGGAGACCTCGTTATCGTAGCGATACACCAGTACATCTAGTCGCAAATGCTGGTTGACGGCTTCCAGCGTGGAGATCCACCGGGGCTCGTCGGGCGTAATGAAGTGCACCAACGGC
Coding sequences within it:
- a CDS encoding TonB-dependent receptor, giving the protein MQASISTSFFLLFFLTLRSLAQTGPTVSGTVHSEDKLPLVGISIRVKGSSLGTTTDTTGAFQLRVNRTELLTITASGVGFLPQSKEVRAGQSVTFILKADSRTMNEVVVTGKTENQQVKEQAFAVNAIETRLFANTNVDMNQVLNRTTGVRVREQGGLGSDFNFSINGLSGKAVRFFIDGIPLEVMGSSLTLNTIPVNLAERIEVYKGVVPVSLGSDAMGGAVNLITNQQIRNYLDASYSYSSFNTHRAALTGQYIHPRTGLTLRANAFYNYSNNNYIMRGIEIWDADREVYVKKDLRRFHDTFQSAMGQLEVGVNNKKWADVFFVGASYNTSAQDIQTGTRQEVVYGAATRHGDAWNTSVRYRKNNFLVQGLDVNAFLSRSVDNYVVVDTAGYQYAWDGSRVKTNQAEIGYGRSLNRVIRPKTFGRVNASYALTDQHSINVNYTFDHVKNKMYNELVEEGDASPGILGKHLLGLAYQQNLLDQRWMTTYFGKYYGMSIAQDRALDTSGETSSVQDFIHRLGYGIASRFRISESIGVKASYERSYRLQEVGEMFGNGYTIIANLDLKPEASHNVNVGAFLNKRVQKHHFFAEASWFFRDASDFIYAVVYQSNRAVSRYANTSKVRVNGLEAEFRYDYDHLLSIMVNGSYQNAINTTKYAPGSTGTPEATYLNKIPNQPWAFGNADISIGKNNLLGKNTRLQLNWGAQYVHWFYLSWEAFGTKASLNRIPTQFIQNASLTYSRENGKYNISFESRNLANALAYDNFRLQKPGRAFGVKLRYFIQ
- a CDS encoding DUF4374 domain-containing protein, giving the protein MRLFHKTLSSLLLLTALACFQSCSKDSPAEEPANDQAPDYAVWLQVGSWPNTFQYVVGTNSLQTGVLSLSGNGVEVTGKADYGIIPHGGFYYYPSTSSNNGKFSKFKFENNQLTAVKEVPYTYQKNVSSYTWVDDNTLVLIGVNGDSNKILYSVVNATTLAITNGELSVPASPTGYPYLSIGTTEYTKGKLFVGFMYTGNWPAAYRQVNVGVFDYPAMTLSKVVQDDKTTGAGGISMWEPASFVTSSGDLYHLATPGSSRSSMKLPSVLYRIKSGTTEFDASYKINLSDALGGSVFAMWNIGNGEAVVKYEDPKIAASGSQSSHIYGFAIVNLSTGAVTKKLTDIPYDNSETLESVTIDNGKAYILSNAETGKDYVWEYDPATGKTTPGLELQGGYNYMLRVDKLKN